In a single window of the Candidatus Hydrogenedentota bacterium genome:
- a CDS encoding DUF2961 domain-containing protein, producing MLHPSSHLERISAARSRRVSSWDRTGANDDCIRIEPGETRVLADIAGPGRITHLYMTMIQPHPLDFREAILRMFWDGEEHPSVEVPVGDFFCISNCTVRRFSSALMAIHPGSGSTDHGLNCYFPMPFATRARIELVNQSQRVFGGGFGRLWYHIDYEELDSPPPDDAGRFHAQWRRECLTKVHDAPLLPKRASYPRVNASGGDNYVILEAEGQGHIAGLHLQVDNVAGGWYGEGDDMVFIDGEPWPPSIHGTGTEEVFGGGACPSHEYAGLYTGFHLVENLGGETFKGKNAMFRWYLHDPIRFKKSVRMTIEHGHANDFENDYASVAYWYQREPHAAFPAMPPLELRRPLFPETYYRACDDFARLASMQVKYQDGFVFESAPVPEWHNPLREPIAKAHELLCGNEYVQAQEQLARLVATVQEYGEEFQF from the coding sequence ATGCTACACCCGTCTTCCCACCTTGAGCGTATCTCCGCAGCACGTTCACGTCGGGTCTCCAGTTGGGACCGCACCGGCGCCAACGACGACTGCATTCGCATTGAGCCGGGAGAAACCCGCGTGCTCGCGGATATTGCCGGACCCGGACGCATCACGCACCTCTACATGACGATGATTCAGCCGCATCCCCTGGACTTTCGCGAAGCGATTCTACGTATGTTTTGGGACGGTGAAGAGCATCCGAGCGTGGAAGTTCCGGTCGGGGACTTTTTCTGTATCTCTAACTGTACGGTGCGGAGGTTTTCGTCGGCGCTCATGGCGATTCACCCCGGGTCGGGTTCAACGGATCACGGGTTGAACTGCTATTTCCCGATGCCGTTCGCTACACGAGCCCGAATCGAGTTGGTGAATCAAAGCCAACGCGTGTTCGGAGGAGGGTTCGGCCGGCTCTGGTATCACATCGACTACGAAGAATTGGACTCCCCGCCGCCCGACGACGCAGGCCGGTTTCACGCGCAGTGGCGGCGCGAATGCCTCACGAAAGTCCATGATGCGCCGTTGCTGCCCAAGCGGGCCTCGTATCCGCGTGTCAATGCATCCGGGGGGGACAACTACGTCATTCTCGAGGCCGAAGGCCAGGGGCATATTGCCGGGCTGCACCTTCAGGTGGACAACGTCGCTGGGGGGTGGTACGGCGAAGGCGACGATATGGTCTTCATTGACGGGGAACCGTGGCCGCCGTCGATTCACGGAACGGGAACAGAGGAGGTCTTCGGGGGCGGGGCGTGTCCGAGTCACGAGTATGCGGGACTCTACACCGGCTTTCATCTCGTGGAAAACCTGGGCGGCGAGACGTTTAAGGGCAAGAATGCCATGTTTCGTTGGTACCTGCATGACCCGATCCGGTTCAAGAAGTCGGTGCGAATGACGATTGAACACGGACACGCAAACGACTTTGAGAACGACTACGCGAGCGTAGCCTATTGGTATCAGCGAGAGCCGCATGCCGCGTTTCCCGCTATGCCGCCCCTGGAACTGCGGAGACCGCTGTTTCCAGAGACCTACTACCGTGCATGCGATGATTTTGCGCGGTTGGCGAGTATGCAGGTGAAATATCAGGATGGGTTTGTGTTTGAGAGCGCGCCGGTGCCGGAATGGCATAACCCGTTGCGTGAGCCCATCGCGAAGGCCCACGAACTGCTGTGCGGAAACGAGTACGTGCAGGCTCAAGAGCAACTAGCAAGATTGGTGGCGACAGTGCAGGAGTATGGAGAGGAATTCCAATTCTGA
- a CDS encoding alginate export family protein, with translation MRKSLMIVLAAALLVAVLPAAAELQNVQVGGSIQIRANYYSNLVPNSDTVGPGALGATQIIWPAFFLPRRAIGSGAFNGNGVLSAFSWDEESNDLQFVEQRTRLNVKADFTNEVSAFIELDSYDIWGEDFRSDYITGGDFRAVSNDDVEIYQAYIEANEMFGLPIRMRVGRQELSFGSEWLIGVNDARSQFRGLSFDGLRLTYATDILSVDAFATILAEGGVGEQDGDVNFYGVYASYKGLENISIDAYWLWLRDARSLNDTANNAILEFWEDVFNLDDYDVTNLHTVGLRGAGTVGALDFEAEVAYQFGDADQVGFLFKPFQYGDDDADFEAWGANLEVGYTFDFTWTPRVFLGGAYFDGEDNRDLSFGEWMNPYYAFNPKSSVSFNRLFSNWEYSEFFDNSDLSNAWIARGGVSVKPTESVEVLLAVSYFETLEEFDQPAYFTFGNFKVPLAPALSFWTQESDQYLGTEVGLYVTYDYSEDLQFKAGWAHLFTGDGLSDGNFSSGNGLLFNGGTDDKDSDYVFVETKLCF, from the coding sequence ATGAGAAAGTCATTGATGATTGTTCTCGCAGCAGCTTTGCTGGTTGCGGTTCTGCCTGCAGCGGCGGAGTTGCAGAATGTTCAGGTGGGCGGCTCGATTCAGATTCGCGCCAACTACTACAGCAACTTGGTTCCGAACAGCGACACCGTCGGTCCGGGCGCTCTTGGCGCTACCCAGATCATCTGGCCGGCGTTCTTCCTGCCCCGCCGCGCGATCGGCTCCGGCGCCTTCAATGGCAACGGCGTCCTCAGCGCGTTTTCGTGGGACGAGGAGAGCAATGACCTTCAGTTCGTCGAACAGCGCACCCGGCTCAATGTGAAAGCCGACTTCACGAATGAAGTCTCGGCCTTCATCGAGCTGGACAGCTACGACATCTGGGGCGAAGATTTCCGCTCGGATTACATCACGGGCGGCGATTTCCGCGCCGTGAGCAACGATGACGTCGAGATCTACCAGGCGTACATCGAAGCGAACGAAATGTTCGGTCTGCCGATTCGCATGCGGGTTGGCCGTCAGGAACTCAGCTTCGGCAGCGAATGGCTGATTGGCGTGAATGACGCCCGCAGCCAGTTCCGCGGTCTCAGCTTCGACGGTCTTCGCCTGACCTATGCCACCGACATCCTCAGCGTCGACGCGTTTGCGACGATCCTGGCCGAAGGCGGCGTGGGCGAGCAAGACGGCGACGTAAACTTCTACGGCGTGTATGCCAGCTACAAGGGTCTTGAGAACATCTCTATCGACGCTTACTGGCTGTGGCTGCGCGATGCTCGCAGCTTGAACGACACGGCAAACAACGCGATCCTGGAGTTCTGGGAAGACGTCTTCAATCTGGATGACTACGACGTCACCAATCTCCACACTGTTGGCCTCCGCGGAGCCGGCACCGTTGGCGCGTTGGATTTCGAAGCCGAGGTTGCCTACCAGTTTGGCGATGCTGACCAAGTCGGGTTCCTGTTCAAGCCGTTCCAGTATGGCGATGATGACGCTGATTTCGAAGCGTGGGGCGCAAACCTTGAAGTCGGTTACACGTTTGACTTCACCTGGACGCCTCGTGTGTTCCTCGGCGGCGCCTACTTTGATGGCGAAGACAACCGCGACCTTTCGTTCGGCGAATGGATGAACCCCTACTATGCGTTCAATCCGAAGTCGAGCGTGAGCTTCAACCGCCTGTTCTCGAATTGGGAGTACAGCGAGTTCTTCGACAATAGCGACCTTTCCAATGCGTGGATCGCGCGCGGTGGCGTGAGCGTGAAGCCGACGGAATCGGTCGAAGTGTTGTTGGCCGTTTCGTACTTCGAGACGCTTGAAGAGTTCGATCAGCCGGCGTACTTCACGTTCGGCAACTTCAAGGTACCCCTGGCTCCGGCGCTTTCCTTCTGGACGCAGGAATCCGATCAGTACCTTGGCACCGAAGTCGGTCTGTATGTCACCTATGACTACAGCGAAGACCTGCAGTTCAAAGCCGGTTGGGCGCACCTGTTCACGGGTGACGGCCTGAGCGACGGTAACTTCTCGTCCGGTAACGGCCTGCTGTTCAATGGCGGCACCGACGACAAAGACTCCGACTACGTGTTTGTCGAAACGAAGCTCTGCTTCTAA
- a CDS encoding diacylglycerol kinase family lipid kinase yields the protein MHVRIIANPISGGGRGPGAAAALSAALEARGISSETRITRQAGDAGVWAREPGADCVVSVGGDGTLNEVANALIGRGVPIATLPLGTANVVARELRTPTDPVLLSELIASSSIRVIDVGRAGERLFLLGTGAGLDAAIVEVVHGNRGAKLSFLSYVWPAVKTILTYRYPRITVEVDGETVSSDAHYVIVGNCSWSAGVFQATPKALPDDGLLDVCIIPKLSIAKILWLLILVQLPGLADRKAIIYRQGKTVSLRSTMGERIPLQIDGDPAGELPGTFTVEEKTLHVIAPRVG from the coding sequence ATGCATGTTCGCATCATTGCTAACCCCATTTCCGGCGGAGGGCGCGGTCCAGGCGCCGCGGCAGCGCTATCTGCCGCGCTAGAAGCGCGCGGCATTTCGAGCGAGACGCGCATTACGCGGCAAGCGGGAGACGCCGGCGTGTGGGCCCGGGAACCGGGCGCGGACTGCGTGGTGAGCGTCGGAGGCGACGGGACTCTGAACGAGGTGGCGAATGCCCTCATTGGAAGAGGAGTGCCAATCGCAACCTTGCCGCTAGGTACGGCGAACGTGGTTGCGCGTGAATTGCGCACTCCCACCGACCCTGTCTTGTTGTCGGAGTTGATCGCCTCATCATCCATTCGAGTGATAGACGTAGGCCGGGCAGGCGAGCGGCTGTTCTTGTTAGGCACTGGAGCCGGCTTGGATGCCGCAATTGTTGAAGTCGTTCATGGGAACCGCGGCGCAAAGCTGAGCTTCCTGAGTTACGTGTGGCCCGCCGTGAAGACGATTCTCACGTACCGGTATCCGCGCATTACCGTCGAAGTGGACGGCGAAACCGTTTCTAGCGATGCGCACTACGTCATCGTCGGCAATTGCAGTTGGTCCGCGGGCGTGTTCCAGGCGACGCCGAAGGCCTTACCCGATGATGGGCTGCTCGACGTCTGCATCATCCCGAAGCTAAGCATCGCGAAAATTCTCTGGCTGTTGATTCTAGTTCAGTTGCCTGGACTTGCCGATAGAAAGGCGATCATATATCGGCAAGGGAAGACCGTGAGTCTGCGTTCGACCATGGGTGAGCGAATCCCCTTACAGATCGATGGCGATCCTGCGGGCGAACTGCCGGGAACATTCACGGTTGAAGAGAAGACCCTACACGTCATCGCGCCGCGCGTGGGGTAG
- a CDS encoding DUF2961 domain-containing protein, with protein MMVRDASSHRASSYDHTGGNVDWVIVKPGETKSFAEIAGAGCIKHFYWTYIIEKEETRKHLFRDLILRMYWDGETAASVESPIGDFFGISNATPRPIKSLGLVVNPGADSNDLSWGLNSYFPMPFAKGARIEVTNEGPVDLGIWYHIDYETYPTPPAWMNTAGRFHAQFRHERTKAYAAPKGANSDGKENYTILEATGRGSLAGYVLGVDNISGGWWGEGDDMVFIDGETWPPSFHGTGSEEIFGGGACPNVEYSGPYTGFHLVENREGDKWFGKNAMYRLFVNDPIRFDKSIRVTIEHGHADDQGNDYSSVAFWYQNEPHATFAPLPAKDERAPYVYGTDPCIEGAIEAERLLKTAEHSKDPAQGIRFPGTWSNARFLFFIANAPDDFITLRVPVESDGEYDISLYLAKASDFGVFQLKVDGKDVGAPFDAYNGAGGESPTHVVRAENVPFGSLKLPAGEHTFEFRVVGKNDRATNYYMGIDCILLKRK; from the coding sequence ATGATGGTGCGGGACGCGTCATCCCACCGTGCCTCCAGTTACGACCATACCGGAGGCAATGTCGACTGGGTCATCGTGAAACCCGGCGAAACGAAGTCCTTTGCGGAAATCGCCGGAGCCGGCTGCATTAAGCACTTCTACTGGACCTACATCATCGAGAAAGAGGAAACCCGGAAGCACCTCTTCCGGGACCTGATACTGCGCATGTATTGGGATGGCGAAACGGCGGCCAGCGTTGAGTCCCCGATCGGTGACTTCTTCGGGATCTCGAACGCCACGCCGCGTCCAATCAAGTCACTGGGGCTTGTGGTCAACCCGGGAGCCGACTCGAACGACCTCAGTTGGGGACTGAACAGCTACTTCCCGATGCCGTTTGCCAAAGGCGCGCGCATCGAAGTTACGAACGAGGGACCGGTGGACCTTGGGATTTGGTATCACATCGACTATGAGACGTATCCAACGCCACCTGCCTGGATGAACACGGCTGGGCGCTTTCACGCGCAATTCCGTCACGAGCGCACGAAGGCCTACGCGGCTCCAAAGGGCGCAAACTCGGATGGGAAGGAGAACTACACAATTCTGGAGGCAACGGGCCGGGGAAGCCTCGCGGGTTACGTTCTGGGGGTAGACAACATCTCGGGCGGATGGTGGGGCGAAGGGGATGACATGGTCTTCATCGATGGAGAGACATGGCCGCCTTCGTTTCACGGCACCGGCTCCGAGGAAATCTTCGGCGGGGGTGCCTGTCCCAACGTCGAATACTCCGGTCCTTACACGGGGTTCCATCTCGTGGAAAACCGGGAAGGGGACAAGTGGTTTGGCAAGAACGCGATGTATCGCCTGTTCGTGAACGACCCCATTCGTTTCGACAAATCGATACGCGTCACGATTGAACATGGGCACGCCGACGACCAGGGAAATGACTACTCCAGCGTTGCCTTCTGGTATCAGAACGAGCCGCATGCGACATTCGCGCCATTACCGGCGAAGGACGAGCGCGCGCCATATGTGTACGGGACGGACCCGTGTATCGAAGGCGCGATTGAAGCCGAGAGACTGCTCAAGACGGCGGAGCATTCGAAGGACCCCGCTCAGGGAATTCGGTTCCCCGGCACCTGGAGCAACGCACGCTTTCTATTCTTCATTGCGAATGCACCAGACGATTTCATCACGCTGCGCGTGCCGGTCGAAAGCGACGGAGAGTACGACATCTCGCTATATCTTGCCAAGGCCAGCGATTTTGGGGTTTTCCAACTCAAGGTAGATGGCAAAGATGTAGGCGCGCCATTCGATGCCTACAACGGCGCGGGAGGTGAATCGCCCACGCACGTGGTACGAGCAGAGAACGTGCCCTTTGGAAGTCTGAAACTACCGGCGGGCGAACACACGTTCGAATTCCGGGTTGTCGGGAAGAACGACCGCGCGACAAATTACTACATGGGCATCGACTGCATTCTACTGAAGAGAAAATAG
- a CDS encoding GxxExxY protein: MTQRFAEREIIYKEESYAIMGACFEVYNTKGCGFLESVYQECLAIELESRAIPFVLQPAIELEYKGRRLVQTFRPDFICFGQIILELKALSQLCDENRAQVHNYLHATQYRLGLLVNFGHYPQLEYERIAH; this comes from the coding sequence ATGACTCAACGTTTCGCCGAAAGGGAGATCATCTACAAGGAGGAAAGCTACGCCATTATGGGTGCATGCTTTGAGGTGTACAACACCAAAGGGTGCGGCTTTCTCGAGTCGGTGTACCAAGAGTGTCTTGCGATAGAACTGGAGAGTCGCGCGATTCCGTTTGTGCTTCAGCCCGCGATCGAACTGGAGTACAAAGGGCGGAGGCTCGTGCAGACATTCAGGCCGGATTTCATCTGCTTCGGGCAAATCATTCTGGAACTTAAGGCCCTATCGCAATTGTGCGATGAGAACCGCGCCCAGGTGCACAATTACCTCCACGCGACGCAATACCGGCTTGGCCTACTCGTGAACTTTGGTCACTACCCTCAGTTGGAATACGAGCGTATTGCGCATTAG
- a CDS encoding PLD nuclease N-terminal domain-containing protein — protein MIGGVVFLVVWLCLFAMGIGGTVLWIWMLIDCAMNEPSSGNDKIVWIIVIALTHWIGALIYFIVRRPVRRERYGR, from the coding sequence ATGATCGGAGGGGTAGTCTTTTTGGTGGTCTGGCTGTGTCTATTCGCCATGGGAATTGGTGGAACTGTTCTCTGGATTTGGATGCTAATCGACTGCGCGATGAACGAGCCATCCTCCGGAAACGACAAGATTGTTTGGATTATCGTGATCGCGCTGACCCATTGGATTGGGGCCTTGATATATTTCATCGTGAGAAGACCTGTGCGGCGGGAACGCTACGGACGGTAA
- a CDS encoding alginate export family protein produces MRKSLMIVLAAALLISVLPASAELQNVQVGGEIRIRATYYSNYVPNSDVVAPGALGATQVIWPSFFLPRRAIGSGAFNGNGILSTFSWDEESNDLQFVEQRTRLNVKADFTNEVSAFIELDSYDIWGEDFRSDYITGGDFRAVSNDDVEIYQAYIEANEMFGLPIRMRVGRQELSFGSEWLIGVNDARSQFRGLSFDGLRLTYATDILSVDAFATILAEGGVGEQDGDVNFYGVYASYKGLENISIDAYWLWLRDARSLNDTANNAILEFWEDVFNLDDYDVTNLHTVGLRGAGTIGALDFEAEVAYQFGDADQQGFLFKPFQYGDDGAEFEAWGANLEVGYTFDFMWTPRVYLGGAYFDGEDNRDLSFGEWMNPYYAFNPKSSVSFNRLFSNWEYSEFIENTDLSNAWIARGGVSVKPTESVEVLLAVSYFETLEEFDQPAYFTVGNFKVPLAPALSFWTQESDQYLGTEVGLYVTYDYSEDLQFSAGWAHLFTGDGLTDGNFSAGNGLAFNGGTDDNDSDYVFVETKLCF; encoded by the coding sequence ATGCGTAAGTCATTGATGATTGTTCTCGCAGCTGCTTTGCTGATATCGGTTCTTCCGGCATCGGCCGAGTTGCAGAATGTTCAGGTTGGCGGTGAGATTCGCATCCGCGCGACCTATTACTCGAATTACGTTCCGAATTCCGACGTGGTTGCCCCGGGCGCGCTTGGCGCGACTCAGGTCATCTGGCCGTCGTTTTTCCTGCCCCGCCGCGCGATCGGCTCCGGCGCCTTCAATGGCAACGGCATCCTCAGCACGTTTTCGTGGGACGAGGAGAGCAATGACCTTCAGTTCGTCGAACAGCGCACCCGGCTCAATGTGAAAGCCGACTTCACGAATGAAGTCTCGGCCTTCATCGAGCTGGACAGCTACGACATCTGGGGCGAAGATTTCCGCTCGGATTACATCACGGGCGGCGATTTCCGCGCCGTGAGCAACGATGACGTCGAGATCTACCAGGCGTACATCGAAGCGAACGAAATGTTCGGTCTGCCGATTCGCATGCGGGTTGGCCGTCAGGAACTCAGCTTCGGCAGCGAATGGCTGATTGGCGTGAATGACGCCCGCAGCCAGTTCCGCGGTCTCAGCTTCGACGGTCTTCGCCTGACCTATGCCACCGACATCCTCAGCGTCGACGCGTTTGCGACGATCCTGGCCGAAGGCGGCGTGGGCGAGCAAGACGGCGACGTAAACTTCTACGGCGTGTATGCCAGCTACAAGGGTCTTGAGAACATCTCTATCGACGCTTACTGGCTGTGGCTGCGCGATGCTCGCAGCTTGAACGACACGGCAAACAACGCGATCCTGGAGTTCTGGGAAGACGTCTTCAATCTGGATGACTACGACGTCACCAATCTTCACACTGTTGGCCTCCGCGGAGCCGGCACCATTGGCGCGTTGGATTTCGAAGCCGAAGTTGCCTACCAGTTTGGCGATGCTGACCAGCAAGGGTTCTTGTTCAAGCCGTTCCAGTACGGCGATGATGGCGCAGAGTTCGAAGCGTGGGGCGCGAACCTTGAAGTCGGTTACACGTTTGACTTCATGTGGACGCCTCGTGTGTACCTTGGCGGCGCCTATTTCGATGGCGAAGACAACCGCGACCTTTCGTTCGGCGAGTGGATGAACCCTTACTATGCGTTCAACCCGAAGTCGAGCGTGAGCTTCAACCGCTTGTTCTCGAACTGGGAATACAGCGAGTTCATCGAAAACACCGACCTGTCCAATGCTTGGATCGCGCGCGGTGGTGTGAGCGTGAAGCCGACGGAATCGGTCGAAGTATTGTTGGCCGTTTCGTACTTCGAGACGCTTGAAGAGTTCGATCAGCCGGCATACTTCACGGTCGGCAACTTCAAGGTACCCCTGGCTCCGGCGCTTTCCTTCTGGACGCAGGAATCCGATCAGTACCTTGGCACCGAAGTTGGTTTGTATGTCACGTATGACTACAGCGAAGACCTGCAGTTCTCGGCCGGCTGGGCGCACCTGTTCACGGGTGACGGTCTGACCGACGGCAACTTCTCGGCGGGTAACGGCCTTGCCTTCAACGGCGGCACCGACGACAACGATTCCGACTACGTGTTTGTCGAAACGAAGCTCTGCTTCTAA
- a CDS encoding MBL fold metallo-hydrolase, translating to MTRLFLSSVLGVMFAAIAFGQETPKPVVTPTLQAGDDAFISRQQQAFLDEVSRTLEACPPAYPEPRERTLALRLIDAVLHDTHSPNREPVQQFFHARISQAADQIENTRVTEGLRIWKIYNHGFVVRTPSITVAFDLHRGAAKFRWDKPDGTRERVDSPNFPFSVELAERIVKQCDVLFISHEHGDHADPAVVELFIKQGKPVVAPDGVLKSTPLHESITHLKRDAHTIQKLPIQNGARELEVVVYPGQQYQSGGVENNVTLVISPEGYSFAHNGDQINDPYPEYQKDFEWIDAVKEHHRVDVLITNCWTNDLLRMVRGFNPQLVIPGHENELGHQMNDRVPYWMDESYLGLNFSQVKAEYPTIPLAWGESYAFVPKR from the coding sequence ATGACACGTCTATTCTTGTCGTCCGTTCTGGGGGTGATGTTTGCCGCAATCGCGTTCGGACAGGAGACGCCGAAACCCGTCGTTACGCCCACATTGCAGGCGGGTGACGACGCATTCATTTCGCGGCAACAGCAGGCGTTCCTCGATGAGGTAAGCAGAACCCTTGAGGCTTGTCCGCCGGCATATCCCGAGCCGCGCGAGCGCACGCTGGCCTTGCGCTTGATCGATGCGGTCTTGCACGACACGCATTCCCCAAACCGCGAACCGGTGCAGCAGTTCTTTCACGCGCGCATTTCGCAAGCCGCGGACCAGATAGAAAACACGCGCGTAACGGAGGGGCTGCGCATTTGGAAAATCTACAACCATGGATTCGTTGTGCGCACACCCTCCATCACCGTGGCGTTCGATTTGCATCGCGGCGCGGCCAAGTTCCGTTGGGACAAGCCGGATGGAACGCGTGAGCGCGTTGATTCGCCGAATTTCCCGTTCTCCGTTGAATTGGCGGAACGAATCGTGAAGCAATGCGATGTGCTTTTCATCAGTCACGAGCACGGCGACCATGCAGACCCGGCAGTCGTCGAATTGTTCATCAAACAGGGTAAACCCGTAGTCGCGCCGGACGGAGTATTAAAGTCCACACCGCTCCATGAAAGCATCACGCATCTGAAGCGAGATGCGCACACAATCCAGAAACTGCCAATCCAAAATGGCGCGCGCGAACTTGAAGTCGTCGTGTATCCCGGTCAGCAGTATCAAAGCGGCGGTGTCGAGAACAATGTCACGCTCGTGATATCGCCGGAAGGCTATTCCTTTGCGCACAACGGCGATCAGATCAACGATCCCTATCCCGAATACCAAAAGGACTTCGAGTGGATCGATGCGGTGAAGGAACATCACCGGGTTGACGTATTGATCACGAATTGCTGGACCAACGACCTGCTACGCATGGTGCGAGGATTCAACCCGCAACTCGTGATACCGGGTCACGAGAACGAGCTTGGACATCAGATGAACGATCGAGTTCCGTATTGGATGGACGAATCGTATCTTGGACTCAACTTCAGTCAAGTGAAAGCCGAGTATCCCACAATTCCGCTGGCGTGGGGCGAATCGTACGCCTTCGTGCCGAAGCGTTAA